In one Arachis duranensis cultivar V14167 chromosome 9, aradu.V14167.gnm2.J7QH, whole genome shotgun sequence genomic region, the following are encoded:
- the LOC107465708 gene encoding uncharacterized protein LOC107465708: protein MKRETVLYQVPLGIIRHSKELQWFACGPNVQASRFTTYNMNEFKFRTLSREEGLKTQNNGVHVTSDTRSYASKRDSNVAVGSISYYGQLVDIIELNYSGQFTVILFRCIWANTTFGRGIKQDILCHTLVNFSNPMHTGDRKDDEPYILVSEARLVYYVDDDVNKEWSVVVHVKLRDLVDMGEENDHCELELSPQPSLTGLAECNVEGFLLIKEGDLEETTNDAFDTGEEAIDC, encoded by the coding sequence ATGAAACGTGAAACTGTTCTCTACCAGGTTCCCTTAGGAATCATCAGGCATTCAAAAGAACTACAGTGGTTTGCATGTGGCCCCAATGTGCAAGCTAGCCGCTTTACAACTTACAACATGAATGAATTTAAGTTTAGGACCCTATCGAGAGAAGAAGGGTTGAAAACCCAGAATAACGGGGTACATGTCACTTCCGACACTAGAAGTTATGCAAGCAAGCGCGACAGTAATGTTGCGGTTGGTAGCATCTCGTATTATGGACAACTAGTGGacataattgagttgaattatAGTGGTCAATTCACAGTTATTTTATTTAGATGTATCTGGGCAAACACCACATTTGGTAGAGGCATAAAACAAGATATTTTGTGCCACACTTTGGTCAATTTCTCTAATCCGATGCATACTGGTGATCGAAAGGATGACGAGCCCTACATTCTTGTATCAGAGGCTCGCCTTGTATACTATGTGGATGATGACGTTAATAAGGAATGGAGTGTAGTAGTCCATGTGAAGCTAAGAGATTTGGTTGACATGGGCGAAGAGAATGATCATTGTGAATTGGAACTTTCCCCCCAACCAAGTTTGACTGGGTTGGCTGAGTGTAACGTGGAAGGTTTTTTGCTCATAAAGGAGGGCGATTTAGAAGAAACCACCAATGATGCCTTTGATACTGGCGAGGAGGCTATTGATTGTTAG